Genomic segment of Populus nigra chromosome 6, ddPopNigr1.1, whole genome shotgun sequence:
aaaaatatcggAATTTACGAGAACGATTTTGCTTGAATAGAATGAAATCacactctttttaaaaaaaataaaaaataaaaaatttccagTTTGGAGTCTAAATAGTGTCAGAAAAATGACATTTTCATTTCCCGAAACAAATCGATAACGTCGAAATTCGAAATGTGTTATTCCGTATATTACTAATACAAATGAATTGTGAGTAAAATAAGTCCACCAGCAGCCAGTTGGGCCTGATAGGCTGAAAGAGCAAACATGGCCTCTTTTATTATTGCGGCGGAGTATTTTGAATGATTCTAAATTAAGCGCGGCGATGGATGACCTTTTATCACCATCCTATCTGCCTAAATTGAGGGATGGCTTGGCTTCCGTTTGATTATCATTGTCGTGTTTACATGCGAGTGTAGATACGAGATCCAGAAGATAGATAATGTGAATActtgttcaaaaaataaaaaagaataaaaagtggATAATACAAGGGGCTTGACCCACAGTAACCAGATCCATGCAGAGCGAGTGACTCACGAGTTGAATTCCAAATGGCGCCCCTTTGTCCTCTGGTCTGATCAAATATTGGAACTTGAGATACAACTCTCGACACGTCATTGGCCcgaattctttttctttttcttttttagcacgTGGTCCAAACTTGTttgcagtttttttattttttgtgcctGGGCAGCGAAATTGCAAGAACATCATTCCGATTTCCGAGCTAGTGCTTTTGCCCAGCTTAGATCATTCCAGAGAGTCAATTTGTGACACGCTTCTCGTAATAACAAAAGAGACAGCTCCTATGATGGTCACAGCTcctatgatggtcactggaggcttacatggtcgttaacttcaggacccgtgggattaatcgaggtgcgcacaagctggcccggatacccacaataattaaaaaaaaaaaaaaaaaaagacagctcGTGGCCTTAAATAACCCGCTGGAGGCCACGAACTGTATACCACTTGCCCTTCAGAACATGGTCCAGATTTAGATATCATGTAGATTAGATTTAGCTTGTTTGTTTccgagtttttttaaatttattttatttatgtttttgaataattttaatatgttgaagttaaaaaaattaaattaaaaaatactattttaatatatttttaaataactataaagcccttattttttttaactaaaggTCACAAATATTTGAACTTCCAAGTACTTGAGCAAATTAGCTACCGAAGTTTGCTGAGGATCTCTGCGTGCAGGATGGTGCATGCTAGAATTGCAGGGAAGGCTCATTATGATCCTGGCGGACCGAGTTCAAGAGAGAATTATGAACATAATGAAACGACTGCACAAGCCCGAACCAGGgaggggagagagaaaaaaaccactaaaaacTACACAGAAATGTTCATTCACAGCCTCTCAAGTATTTTATCCGATCAAATCAACCcatctaatttgtttttggtcAAATTAAACCCTCTGTTTTCGATTTACTGATAAAGATACCCCTGTCCACGTATATGCATATAAATTGCAGCTATTTAATGGATGGATTGGGCAGTTGTTAAACACGATTAAACTTGGAGGTATCCATTTCACTAAATGTTAGGCTCGAGGGAGCATTCATAATTTTGTGAATGTTTTGCTTCTTGTTACTTCTCTTCCAGTACGTTACTTCTCAGACTCTAATGGCATCTTTCACGATGGAATAACATATAAACTATAatcaaatttcttaaaataatgaACTTAATCCGGGGCATGTGACGCCTGCATTTTCTCCTCGAGACTACCTATATTGTGACACTATTTCTACCCTTGCTTAACAGAGAAACACCTGAGCAATGTTGTCTCTCTTAACATGTCATGAAATTCGATTTCGTTAAAGAAAGACAAGCCTAACTCCCTGTTAAGAATCAGCTAATCACCACGCACCAAGCCTCGCTATATTCATCCCCCCAGAGATGAAACATCCCGTGTTAAAAGAAGCTTTATTTTATACCCTGCCAGTAGCAGGCTACCATCACCATGTGGTCGTTTTGGCTTTCTCGTGCCTATATCAAAACAAACGTATCCATAAATAGTACTATTTCTTAATTCATTCATTCTACACATTCCTATCCCATTTTGTTCACCAAATATGAAACAACAAAATATGTATGCAGAACAAGATACGAGGTTCATTTAAATCCTAGCAAATCAGGTGGCAAACAAATCTCCTATAGTTTCATTCTGGAGTTATTATACAGTAAGGAGGCAGCTTATCAGAACTGGCTCAGCCTATCAAAGGCAGAACTAAACTTTTTTTCCCGATTATCCACAATAAACTTCTTCGGTAATCTAACTCACCCCATTTCAGACACTATACAAGCAGGGGATAAATTACCAGACAACCTTCGATTTTGGAGGGCTATTGATACAAAAAGTGCAAGTCGGATGGCTTGCATGAGAACTGCAAGACTGGATAAATTTCTTTCACCAATACAAGCTTGACTATAGTGGCTGTCTCCTTTGCCCTGCTCATCTCACAGCTCTTCTTGGATTTTTAGGAGGATCTGAACCAGCAACTGATTCTATGAAGCTGCAATGTATCAATAAAATAGAGAATTATTGTGCTAGACCATCACATAATATTAACACCCACATGACTAGAGCAGAATGTGCATGTACTGGCAAAATAATGGGTATGATATAACAGAAGATCAGTCCTGCTGTATCACACTGTGACATACTTCGGAGATCCAGACCCAGGTCCATCAGACTCGCTTGAAGATGGATTCCCAAAGTATTGAACTGAAATCAAACCATCGTCTGCTGCCTCTGATGACAAAGGAGAACCCAGTGAGTTTGTAGATGTAGCTCTGGATGACATTCCTGCAAAATGAATAGCATGGCATTAAGAGCATAAGTtagtaaaatgaataaaaacatttataaaaaaaatgccaaCGGTGATTTCTGTCCAGGAATGATCACTTGCTAAAAATTATTAGGTTTAATGTTCGATGAAACTTCCTCTCAAAAAATGAATTGCAATTTGCAATGGCAGCCAggcaaaaatatcattttacaaCTGTTAAACATTATGGGAAGCACAGATAAAAGGGATCGTTAAAGAAATGATAAACCAAGAAAAGGATTGagaggaaaaaagagaaagactGGGATTTAATCATCTTTTGCCAAAAGCcccaaaaaattatatacaaaaaattagaggaagcaagaaaaataaaatagatggaCATCACTAAAACATGATTCAAAGTCATTTTGAAAACTAGAACTCTTCTCACATTTAGCTAACATTATACGCTCTcgataagaatttaaaaaaactgtttcTGAATAAGACCAACAGTATACTAGAATCAAAATTTAGAAGTCTACCCACCTTTTCACAAATAAACATCTCTTGAGAAAGAAACAACTATATGGAGTGGAgctatagcaaaaaaaaaacatgtgctgAAGATGGACAATAGGGGGCAAAAATGCAGGCTTTCCAGTTCAAAGAATTCAAAAGTATAGTTTTGAATGATTGGGGAATTCAACCATAAGGCATGCATAAGTCCCCACCCACATAACATTTGTATCCAAACCGTGGAATGACGCATAGGCTAAAAACCAAAGCAGCAATACTGTGAGAAAATCTTGCACGAGCATTATTACCTTGAAAGAGAATCACTAGGCAGAATAGAATGGTGAACACCATGGCAAATAGATTGCTATTTGATGATGCCTTTGTGGCTTTCACTTTCTTCAAGGCCTTCATTCGCTCAATCCTTGCACGCTTCAACATGGCTAGTTCAGAAATCTCCTTGATCAGCTTCTGGTCAGCAGCGTCCAATGACGGACCTCGTGGAGGCCTGGGAGGCTTTTTATTGCTTGTCTTTTTACGCTTCTCCTctactattttcttttctacttGATCAATAGACATTTCTCCGTCCAACTTCGCATGGTCTGCAGAACCACCAACAGGATTTGACACATTTCCACACAAATTTACCCTCTCTTCACCATTGGCTTTCCCATCAGAAAATGCCCCACAAACCTTAACGAGCAGCGACTTTGTTGGTGTTTTTACTCCCAAACTTGCATCTTTATTTAAATCTTCTACAATATTTCTCACCCCACTTTCAAGATCAACCTCGAAATCTCTATCTCTTGGAGCTATACGGTCCATGTCCAAAGCCAGTCCGATCTCTTTGTTTTCTCCTCAGACTCCAAACAATTAAAGCACTAAATAGATTCACAAGACCAAGACCACTAAAAGAAATCAACCCTCAAAGTCAACCCATTATAGGAAATTGACCTATTTacacaataaattataaagcacgGCGAGCAATGGCAATAAAGATACCCAACTTCATCAAGTAAACAAAACTTTCCAGTTACAACTGGCAAATCAAGACATGCGAAGTCTCCAACAATGGCAAACTACTTGCCTTTCACGCCAGTGTTGCCTTTTCACTAATAAAGTCTCAACCTTTATCTCCTTCTTCAGAAATCCAGAATGCCaatctaaaaattaatcacAAAAACTATCAAAACCCTGCATTttgattaatgaaataaaaaattagccaCGTCCCAAATGCAGTAATGGACCAAAACCTAGAGCCTTCGCTTCAGTCCTCAAAGtctacataattaaaaaaaaaaaaaaaggcaaaacaaataacatgacATTAACATTCCTTCACAAAACAGGCAAATAAAAAAGCACCCATGTAACTAGCTTAAAACTTCATAATAAACATAGAACCCATTAAGCGTGACAAATGAAGAAAGGAACAAGAAATTTTGAAGCACAAATCAATTCCACAAAAACCAATCAATACACTGCAAATGATGGATCAAATACACAAACTCAAACCACcccatccatttttttttcttttaataaaccaTGTAAAGAAAGGGAGTGGATAAGAAATACCTTGAAGAGAAAAAGCGAGAAAACCTCAGATCCGATGCAGACAAAAGAAGCAGTCAAAATGAGCTATATCTATTTATCTAtcaatgtaagaaaaaaataaaagtaacagGTGATAATATACTAAATATGAAGAAAAGAGACAGAAAGAATGAGAAAGAAGCGAGATACAAGGAAAGGACACTAggggtttcagttttttttagccaaaaaaaatgcaagataACAGGGAAGCTACTCCCACAAGAACACTTCTTCTTGTAGTTGCTAAAACTTAAACTTTTGAGTCTTGGATattaaaaggggaaaaaaaaactgaagaattaattgaattttctttcttttgaattcGCTCCGCGTTAATGCACTAACTGACGGGCTGCGTCCCAAAAAGACAGCTTAGTCTACTTTCTTTGTAGCTTGTAAACCCATGTGATGTCCTTGTCTTGGAAACTTCACCGACACTTGCCACCTGGTCCTAGTTTCGTTTTCattctctttcttcatcact
This window contains:
- the LOC133697708 gene encoding uncharacterized protein LOC133697708 isoform X2; protein product: MDRIAPRDRDFEVDLESGVRNIVEDLNKDASLGVKTPTKSLLVKVCGAFSDGKANGEERVNLCGNVSNPVGGSADHAKLDGEMSIDQVEKKIVEEKRKKTSNKKPPRPPRGPSLDAADQKLIKEISELAMLKRARIERMKALKKVKATKASSNSNLFAMVFTILFCLVILFQGMSSRATSTNSLGSPLSSEAADDGLISVQYFGNPSSSESDGPGSGSPKYVTV
- the LOC133697708 gene encoding uncharacterized protein LOC133697708 isoform X1, with the protein product MDRIAPRDRDFEVDLESGVRNIVEDLNKDASLGVKTPTKSLLVKVCGAFSDGKANGEERVNLCGNVSNPVGGSADHAKLDGEMSIDQVEKKIVEEKRKKTSNKKPPRPPRGPSLDAADQKLIKEISELAMLKRARIERMKALKKVKATKASSNSNLFAMVFTILFCLVILFQGMSSRATSTNSLGSPLSSEAADDGLISVQYFGNPSSSESDGPGSGSPNFIESVAGSDPPKNPRRAVR